The segment TATTATTTATAATAATGAAAGAAACCGCCTTTTTAGGCGGTTTCTTTCATTAGCTGACCAGCTTAACTAGCATATGAGCAAGCTTGTGCTGTTCCTCTTCGTTTCCTGCTTTCCAAAGCTCCTGCAGCAGTTTTTCCTCTCTGTTGCGCGGCTCTTCTTTCGCAGCCAGAAAATCTCCTACTTTTTGTGCAGCTTTTGCAATTTGCTCTTGATCTAATCCTAGTTTGTCTGCTTTTTCTACCTTGTCTGCCAGATATTGTTTAAATCCGTCAAAGCTTGATAAAATTTCTTCCTTCTTTTCACTATCCATGTTTTGAAGCTTATCATTTACTTTTGATTCTAATTTGTTTTCCATTATGACTCACTCCTTTTTTTAGTGTTAGTGTATATATTCCCAAAGTAATCCTGTTAAAACTATTAAATTACCATTGGAATATATTACTATTCCTCATGAAATCAGTAAGTCCAATGTGCTGGTTGAATTAATGCTGGCGGTATTTTAGTATCTTTATCACCTTTAGCAGCATTCAACTGGACTTGAGTCAAAAATATGCTGTTTCGTAAATCAGCTCCCCTTATATCTGCATCTCTTAAATCTGCTCCGATAAAATCAACGTATCGCATATCTGCATTTCTTAAATCTGCTGCAATCAGCCATGCTCCCCTGAAGCTTTCTCCTCGTAAGTCCAGATTGCGTAAATTTGCCCCGATTAAGTCACTGCCTTTCTTCTTCCTTCCTTTTGAACGCTCGCCTTTTTCCGCTATGATTTTCTGCCGCAACAGCTCACTTGTCTTCACAAGGAGCGCATTGACGATAACCCTTGTTTCAGGAATATTTATTTCCATTAATTCCTGAGGTTTTAATTCAGTTAATCTGCTTGTCTTTTGAAATATCGTCTCTAGTTCTTGTCTTATCTCTTTTGTAGCATGAAGCTGCAGTGCTTCCTCTAAATAATAGAGCATCTCATGAAGCTGCTGCATGATAGGAAAAACCTTAAACATATCCTTTGCCACTGCTTCCTTTCCTTGCCAGCTTACTCCTTTAAAGGTGAACTGCGACACCTTTTGGCCTGCGCCAAAGCATTCGAACACTGTACAGCCCTTAAAGCCTTTTGTGCGAAGCTTGTCATGTATGCCACAGCGGTAATCGCCCCGTAGATTCCTACACGGCTTCCCACCCTCCTTATCTTCAGCGAATTCGGATGATTTACCAAACGGCAACGCAACACAGCATAAGCCAAAACAATTTTCACAATCCGGCTGCCACCATCTATTATCATTTTCTGTTGCTTGAATTTCTTTGATCATTTCTTCACTTCCTATTTAGCTTTTTTCCAAGCATTAGTCCCCAAGCTTAATTTCATACTCCATGCTTTTAGCCGTGTCAGCAGCAGCATTTACGCCATAAAGCCTTGTCAATATATGAAAGGACATATCAATGCCCGCAGATATTCCAGCAGAGGTGATAATCCTGCCTTCATCAACGAATTTTACTCCACGTTTTACTGACACAAGCGGAAACTCCGCCTCGAGCCTATCGACATCCATCCAATGTGTTGTTGCAGCTTTGCTGTCAAGTAAGCCCGCCTTTGCCAGCAGCAATGCACCTGTGCAGACAGAGGCAATTAGTTCAGTGTGTGCAGCTTGCTCTTTTATCCATTTAATTACATTCTGATTGCTTAATTCTGTTGTTTCCGCTCCATATCCGCCTGGCACGATGACAATATCCAAGTAAGGATGATCCACAAAGCTATAGTCTGGCTTAACTGTTAATCCATTTCTGGCACTTATCTGCTTCCCTGTCTCTGAAACAGTCACTACATGGCAGAAATGATTAGCACGCTCTTCAGGTGGCGCAGCTAAGGAAAAAACTTCATAAGGGCCTGCGAAATCAAGAACTTCTACTTCATTAAATAACAGTATCCCAACTGTTTTTTTCACCATGGCAATCATTCCTCCTTTCCTAAACCTATAATAATTCACCAAATTACTGTTATTTCCTTCCTTTATAAGCAGGTTTTTCTAATACAAAATCCCTTCCTCTAAGAAAGGAAGGGAAATCAATTCTATACATGTCTTCGTTCAATAAGTCGTATGCCAACACCAAGCATCACTGTCCCCATCAGCATTAAGATACCAACAGGAAACAACAGCTCCATTGGTGCCGCTCCTTCAATAATCCCCCGCTTTAACAGCTCCATTCCATATGTGACAGGAACAAATTTTGCGAGCAGGAGCAAAAAGTCTGATTTAACAATTTCCATCGGCCAGTATGCTCCGCCAAGCATCGCAAAACTAACTGCAACTAAAGGAATAAATGCATTGAATTGGCTCACTGTTTTGACAAGCCCTGTTAATAAAATTGTAAGTGCCACAATTGCATATAAATAAGGAATAACAACTCCGAACACTACTGCAAAATTGCCATGGAAGTCCACCCCTGTACCGAATCTGAAAATAAGGAAAATAAGCATAATCTGCATATATCCTAAGAAAAAGCTAAAGAAAAGGTGTCCAAGATACAGCTGTGTCTTGCTTGTTGATGATAGGATAAAACGGTCCCAGATGCCATTTTGTTTATCCCGGAGAATTTCTACAACAGTATTTGCCACGGTATATATGCTGAAGAATAAGGTGAAACCAAACAACGCCTGCAGAGATTGGTCATAGCTGCTTTGTTGCTGCGATTTAGCGAATGTTATCGGCAGTAGTGGTTCTTTCTCAATAGCCTCCACCTTTGTCTCTGCTTCCTTTTTATCCTGTGCATTGTTGATAATTTGTTGTTTTTTAAAGCGGTTTTGATAATATTTTTCTAAATAGCGATTTACTGCGAGAGTGGTCTCTGTATCTGCCGCTCGATAAACAGTATAAGAATCGTCTGCAAGGTCTGCACCAAGATCTGATTTTCCATCTTCAATTTGCTGCAACACTGCTTTTTCTGCTATTAGTTTAAACTGAAAGCTGTCACTTTTATTTAGCTCCTGCACGATTGCCTCTGCATTACTAGTGTTCTTTGCAAAGACTGGTATTTCTACCTTTGTGAAGGAACTGGATCCAAGTAAAAAAGCAAAGACTGCACAAATTATAGTTGTTATCAAAAATGCCCCTGGCTTACGCAAAAACCTTCTGAATTTCCCCCAAAGTATGCCGTTCATATAATCGCACCTCTTTTCCTCATTAATAACGCAAATGCACCCAGCAGCAAGGCACCGCTAAAGAGGAGTATGGCTTCAATCTGTCCTGTTATATCTAAAATATTATAGCCTTGGTAAACCTTGATATAGGCAGTGATTGTAGCACCAACTGGTGAATACTCGCCAAGCTTTTCCATAAATCCCCCAATTGCACTGAGATCAAAATAGCTGCCGCCAATAAAGGCTAAGATTGGAATCAATAAATTAGTAAACAGGGTTGGCACACTTCTTGAATCTGTTCGAAAAGCTAAGGCTGCCGCAAACACTGCAAAGCTTGCTGCCAAAATATTTAACAGGATTGTTACTAAAAAATATTGGATAAAGCTTGAGAACACAACTCCATATATAACAGCAGACAATCCAAATAATAAATGTAATTGTATAAAGGATAGGAAAAAGGCAGATACAAATATGCCAAGGAAAAATGTATATGGAGATACATTTGCCAACAGAATACGCTGGTACATATAATCCTCTTTTTGTTGAAAGGCAAAGCCGGCAACAGTTGAAGCTACATAAAACACAAACATCGCACACATGCCTATTGCATAATAGGCAAAGGCATCAACCTCTTTTTTCTTTGTGATACTTTCCATGCTGCCGAAAACCGGTTCATTTCCCTGCGATTCCTGTGAAAGATCAATATTTAAGTCTGCAGCCGTTTTTGCATAAGAAAGCTCCTGCTGGTAGCTTTCTAAAATGTCTTTTAAAACAGTTGCCGAAAGTGACGTGCTGTCCTCCTCTTTAAAGCTCCATGCTGCTGACATCTCTTTGCCATCAAGCAATTTGTGATAAAATTGCTCTGTAAATCCGGATGGAATGGTTAATATTCCGCTGTACTCACCTTTTTTTGCTTCTTTATCTGTGATAGTGACTGTCACAATCTTTTTTAGTTCTTTATTTTCTTGCAGTTCATTTATAAAAGCAGCAACAGGATCTATGGAAGAAACAGTCGCAATCTTTAGCTGTTTTTCTTCAAGACTTAACGAAGAACCATTTATTTCTGATATTTTTTCTTGCTGGGCTTTCACAGAATCATCCTTTAGCAGCACTAACAGTTTTGCCTGCAAGCTGCTAGAATCCTCCCCGCCATCCATAATAGCTCCAAGCGCACTTCCTAGTATTGTTATTAATATAAAAGGCATCAGCAGGAGGACGACCAGCTCTCGAGGCCTTCTCCATATCATGAGAATTTCCTTTTTCACCATATGAAAGAACATTGTCTCTCCTCCTAATCTCGAAGCTTTCGCCCTGTCAGATGCAAAAATACATCCTCTAGGCTTGGTGTTTCGATATTTACTGCTAGCACATTCACCTGATGCTCCTCTGCAAGGCGGAAAATATCCTTCAGAAGCTGGACTTCCCTTGGAATAATCAACGTGATAGTTGTTTGATTTATAGAAAGATGCTGTACATTCGGTAAGTCTCTTAATCTTTCAACAAAAGGATGCTTTATCATTTCAATATGAATGTTAATCGCTGTCTCTGCCGAAAGAATATTTTTTATTTCCTCTTTTGACCCTGAAGCGATAACTTCACCATGATCCATGATATAGATTCTTTTACATAAGAACTCGACTTCTTCCATATAATGGCTTGTATAGAGAACAGTAATATTTTGTTCCTCGTTCAACCGTTTCACTGTCTCTAATATATGATTTCTTGATTGTGGATCAATACCGACTGTCGGCTCATCCATAATGATAATTTCGGGTGAGTGAATAAGGGCAACACCTATATTCAACCGTCTTTTCATCCCTCCAGAAAATGTCTTAACAAGATCCTTCTGTCTATCCTTTAAACCAATAATATCCAACACTTCATCGACTCTCGTTTGTAATAATTTAGTGGGAATCCGGTGCATCTTACCGAAAAAAACTAAATTCTCTCTTGCAGTAAGCTCCATATAAAGGGCTATTTCTTGCGGAACTACGCCAAGTATTTTGCGCAGCTTCTCAGGTGTTCTCAGAATGCTTTCATTATGCAGCCTAACATCGCCGCTGCTTGGCTTTAGCAGGGAAGATATCATGGAAATAGTCGTTGATTTACCTGCGCCATTCGGACCAAGCAGACCAACTGTCTCTCCCTTTTCTAAATAAAGATTGACCGAATTGACTACCTTTGTTTGTTTAAACTGTTTGGATAAATCAATTACTTCTAGCATCGTCATCATCCTTTCTAATGACAGCATAATATTTTTACAAGTTTTTTCCTATACCTAAAGGTCATTAATTGCGGTAGTTATTGAGTGACTTAAGTCACTTTTTCTTAAGCACAAAAAAACGCCTCCACCTTTAGATAGAGACGTTTTACCATTAATACTTAAATCAGCCTTGTTTTTGCATTTCCTTTGTTGGTCCAAGTACACCTGGCACTGGTAAGCCAGCCTGGCGCAAAAGAACTGTCATTTGTCCTCTGTGATGGACTTGATGCTGAATTAGTGTTCCAAGTACAGATCCTTTTGTCATTGGTCTACCGAACGTGTCGACTGTTTCAAGCAGCACTTCATCTGTTAAGGATTTCGCAGCTTCCGCAATATCTGCAGCAATTGTTTTATATGCTTGGACAATTTCAGCTGCAGTGATAGTTTCTGCTGTTTTATCTGTAGCTGGTTTTACCTGAATACCTGCAACGCCAGCAAAAAAGGCAGGACTTGTAGATAAATGCCAGCCTAACCAGCCAAGCGTGCTGTGGCCTTCAACAATTGCCTGACCAAGTTTCTCATCTGTAAGTGCTTCTAAAACTTGCAATGTTCCATGTGCAGACGCATTCCAGTCTGCAATAAAATCTTCTGATTTTCTGTACATGTAAAACCCTCATTTCATCTTTTTTCTAAACACACTAAATCATCATAACATTTTTAAGGTAGATAGACCAAAACCAGTTATATAAGGTCATTCTTTACTGCAAAGATGGCCAATTGTGTTCGATCTCGCAAATCAAGCTTTTGCAGGATTTGTGTAAGCTGATTCTTGACTGTTCCGACAGATAAAAACAGCTCGCCTGCTATCTCTTTATTCGTTTTGCCAAGTCCAACGTGCTGAACAATTTCGATTTCTCTGTCAGTCAGGATATCGATTAGGTCTGTTTGCTTTACAGGCTTGTTTTCCTTCAGCAGCTTTGGCATGACCTTTGCGGCAACATCATCATGTATGCTCATGCCCCCAGCAAGACAGCTTTTAATGCTGTTAATAAGAGACACGCCGTCAGCACTTTTCAGCAAAAATCCATTTGCACCTTCTCGGAAGGCTTTAATGGCATACTCTTCATCATTAAATGTAGTCAAAATTAATATTTTAATAGAAGGGTACTCTGCCCTTATTCGTTTTGTTGCTTCAAGTCCATCCATAACAGGCATGCGGACATCCATCAAAATAAGGTCTACGTGATGTGATTTGACAAGCTCTAGTACTACCTTGCCGTCCGCTGCTTCTGCTACTACTTTTATTTCCTTATCTTGTTCAATTATCATTTTCAAGCCATTTCTGACAATTGCCTGATCTTCTGCAATCAACACATTAATCATTTACTCCGCTCCTCTGCAGGTAAGCTGCCTGTCAAAATAAACTGCTTGTCATGCTGCAGAATTGACAGCTTTCCGCCTTCTTCCTCAAGTCTTTTCGCCATATTTTCAAGGCCGAATCCTTTATGTACCGGATGTTTATGATGGTAAGTATTTTTTATTTCAAAGGTAAGATACCCAATTGGAGATACGCCAATATTTAAGAAAACCTCTCGATTGCTTCCATATTTCATGGCATTCGTCAGCCCTTCCTGAATTGTCCGGTAAAGGACTGCGTTTTTCCTGTTACTGAGCTGAAGGCGCAGAACACCTTGTCTAGCCGTAAAATGAACATGAATGGTATTTTCACTTTCAAGCTTTTTTATTAGATGAACAAGTGCAGACATCCCTTGTAGGTCTTCTGCCTGAAGCAGAC is part of the Niallia taxi genome and harbors:
- a CDS encoding response regulator transcription factor; this encodes MINVLIAEDQAIVRNGLKMIIEQDKEIKVVAEAADGKVVLELVKSHHVDLILMDVRMPVMDGLEATKRIRAEYPSIKILILTTFNDEEYAIKAFREGANGFLLKSADGVSLINSIKSCLAGGMSIHDDVAAKVMPKLLKENKPVKQTDLIDILTDREIEIVQHVGLGKTNKEIAGELFLSVGTVKNQLTQILQKLDLRDRTQLAIFAVKNDLI
- a CDS encoding DUF3243 domain-containing protein; this encodes MENKLESKVNDKLQNMDSEKKEEILSSFDGFKQYLADKVEKADKLGLDQEQIAKAAQKVGDFLAAKEEPRNREEKLLQELWKAGNEEEQHKLAHMLVKLVS
- a CDS encoding DinB family protein, producing the protein MYRKSEDFIADWNASAHGTLQVLEALTDEKLGQAIVEGHSTLGWLGWHLSTSPAFFAGVAGIQVKPATDKTAETITAAEIVQAYKTIAADIAEAAKSLTDEVLLETVDTFGRPMTKGSVLGTLIQHQVHHRGQMTVLLRQAGLPVPGVLGPTKEMQKQG
- a CDS encoding ABC transporter permease; translation: MNGILWGKFRRFLRKPGAFLITTIICAVFAFLLGSSSFTKVEIPVFAKNTSNAEAIVQELNKSDSFQFKLIAEKAVLQQIEDGKSDLGADLADDSYTVYRAADTETTLAVNRYLEKYYQNRFKKQQIINNAQDKKEAETKVEAIEKEPLLPITFAKSQQQSSYDQSLQALFGFTLFFSIYTVANTVVEILRDKQNGIWDRFILSSTSKTQLYLGHLFFSFFLGYMQIMLIFLIFRFGTGVDFHGNFAVVFGVVIPYLYAIVALTILLTGLVKTVSQFNAFIPLVAVSFAMLGGAYWPMEIVKSDFLLLLAKFVPVTYGMELLKRGIIEGAAPMELLFPVGILMLMGTVMLGVGIRLIERRHV
- a CDS encoding pentapeptide repeat-containing protein: MIKEIQATENDNRWWQPDCENCFGLCCVALPFGKSSEFAEDKEGGKPCRNLRGDYRCGIHDKLRTKGFKGCTVFECFGAGQKVSQFTFKGVSWQGKEAVAKDMFKVFPIMQQLHEMLYYLEEALQLHATKEIRQELETIFQKTSRLTELKPQELMEINIPETRVIVNALLVKTSELLRQKIIAEKGERSKGRKKKGSDLIGANLRNLDLRGESFRGAWLIAADLRNADMRYVDFIGADLRDADIRGADLRNSIFLTQVQLNAAKGDKDTKIPPALIQPAHWTY
- a CDS encoding ABC transporter ATP-binding protein → MLEVIDLSKQFKQTKVVNSVNLYLEKGETVGLLGPNGAGKSTTISMISSLLKPSSGDVRLHNESILRTPEKLRKILGVVPQEIALYMELTARENLVFFGKMHRIPTKLLQTRVDEVLDIIGLKDRQKDLVKTFSGGMKRRLNIGVALIHSPEIIIMDEPTVGIDPQSRNHILETVKRLNEEQNITVLYTSHYMEEVEFLCKRIYIMDHGEVIASGSKEEIKNILSAETAINIHIEMIKHPFVERLRDLPNVQHLSINQTTITLIIPREVQLLKDIFRLAEEHQVNVLAVNIETPSLEDVFLHLTGRKLRD
- a CDS encoding DJ-1/PfpI family protein; translation: MVKKTVGILLFNEVEVLDFAGPYEVFSLAAPPEERANHFCHVVTVSETGKQISARNGLTVKPDYSFVDHPYLDIVIVPGGYGAETTELSNQNVIKWIKEQAAHTELIASVCTGALLLAKAGLLDSKAATTHWMDVDRLEAEFPLVSVKRGVKFVDEGRIITSAGISAGIDMSFHILTRLYGVNAAADTAKSMEYEIKLGD
- a CDS encoding ABC transporter permease → MFFHMVKKEILMIWRRPRELVVLLLMPFILITILGSALGAIMDGGEDSSSLQAKLLVLLKDDSVKAQQEKISEINGSSLSLEEKQLKIATVSSIDPVAAFINELQENKELKKIVTVTITDKEAKKGEYSGILTIPSGFTEQFYHKLLDGKEMSAAWSFKEEDSTSLSATVLKDILESYQQELSYAKTAADLNIDLSQESQGNEPVFGSMESITKKKEVDAFAYYAIGMCAMFVFYVASTVAGFAFQQKEDYMYQRILLANVSPYTFFLGIFVSAFFLSFIQLHLLFGLSAVIYGVVFSSFIQYFLVTILLNILAASFAVFAAALAFRTDSRSVPTLFTNLLIPILAFIGGSYFDLSAIGGFMEKLGEYSPVGATITAYIKVYQGYNILDITGQIEAILLFSGALLLGAFALLMRKRGAII